From Pseudodesulfovibrio nedwellii:
TCATGGGATTGGTTGGCGCAATACTGCTGGGATGGTTGGTCTTTGACCCACTTCAAGCTATTGGATTGATAGGCTTTTGCCTACTGGGTGCGTTGTTTCCAGATGTTGATACCAACTCCAAAGGGCAGAATCTTTATTATGCCGTTTTTACCGTGGTGGATTTGGTGTTGATACTCAGGGGGTTATATGTCTGGGCCGCTTGGTTTGGACTCTTTTCCATGCTTCCGGCTGTCGGGTCGCATCGAGGATGGACGCATACATGGTGGGCAATGCTTTTGGTGCCTGTTCCTATTTTGGCCGTTCCGTTTTTTATGCAGATGCCAGATGCCGTTCGGGAGTTCATTCCGTTCTATGCGGCTTT
This genomic window contains:
- a CDS encoding metal-dependent hydrolase → MPDYRGHLAGGLFFGVMGLVGAILLGWLVFDPLQAIGLIGFCLLGALFPDVDTNSKGQNLYYAVFTVVDLVLILRGLYVWAAWFGLFSMLPAVGSHRGWTHTWWAMLLVPVPILAVPFFMQMPDAVREFIPFYAAFVAGYFSHLILDGKFK